From a region of the Streptomyces tirandamycinicus genome:
- a CDS encoding Bax inhibitor-1/YccA family protein gives MRSSNPVFSRRGFSRDNGYAGFNTAPQAGGPAVGGNPYAQGAGNPYATNPYAPADAQLGAPPQAPAPTNVMTMDDVVARTAMTLGTVVLTAILSWVLLPVDPANIGKSYGIAIGAALVAMVLALVQSFKRKPSPALILAYAAFEGVFLGVISSAVSTYIADGVVAQAVLGTMAVFGGVLFAYKMGWIRVTRRFYGFVMAAAMGFLLLMAVNLLFAVFGGGDGLGFRSGGLGILFGVIGIILGACFLALDFKQVEDGVNYGAPREESWLAAFGLTLTLVWIYLEMLRLLSILQGDD, from the coding sequence ATGAGGAGCAGCAACCCGGTCTTCTCGCGACGGGGGTTCAGCCGCGACAACGGCTACGCGGGCTTCAACACCGCGCCGCAGGCCGGGGGCCCCGCAGTCGGCGGCAACCCGTACGCCCAGGGCGCCGGCAACCCGTACGCCACCAACCCCTACGCGCCGGCGGACGCCCAGCTCGGTGCCCCGCCGCAGGCACCCGCCCCGACCAATGTGATGACGATGGACGACGTCGTGGCGCGCACCGCCATGACGCTCGGCACCGTCGTGCTCACGGCGATCCTGTCGTGGGTGCTTCTGCCCGTCGACCCTGCCAACATCGGCAAGTCGTACGGCATCGCCATCGGCGCCGCACTGGTGGCCATGGTGCTGGCGCTCGTCCAGTCCTTCAAGCGCAAGCCGTCGCCCGCGCTGATCCTCGCCTACGCGGCGTTCGAGGGTGTCTTCCTCGGTGTGATCTCCAGCGCGGTGTCCACCTACATCGCGGACGGCGTGGTCGCCCAGGCCGTGCTCGGCACCATGGCCGTCTTCGGCGGTGTGCTGTTCGCCTACAAGATGGGCTGGATCCGCGTCACCCGCCGCTTCTACGGCTTCGTGATGGCGGCCGCGATGGGCTTCCTGCTGCTGATGGCGGTCAACCTGCTGTTCGCCGTCTTCGGCGGCGGTGACGGCCTCGGCTTCCGCAGCGGTGGTCTCGGCATCCTCTTCGGTGTCATCGGCATCATCCTCGGTGCCTGCTTCCTCGCCCTGGACTTCAAGCAGGTCGAGGACGGCGTCAACTACGGCGCTCCCCGCGAGGAGTCCTGGCTGGCCGCCTTCGGCCTCACCCTGACCCTGGTGTGGATCTACCTGGAGATGCTGCGTCTGCTGTCGATCCTGCAAGGCGACGACTGA
- a CDS encoding ABC transporter permease, with the protein MFRTALRNVLAHKARLLMTVLAVMLGVAFVSGTLVFADTLSNAFRNQSAKSYDDVAVAVTSYADEKDPGQEPGISEQTLGKVAALDGVAAAHGRVDGFAGVADPDGRLIGVGWSNKGSNFSPGKDGKDPAYTFTDGGGPAKADQIALDADSAAKGGYTVGDRVRVATNGPVAEYTLSGVFTTKDGAVNAGGSLVLFDTEVAQKLYLKPGYYRDVTVAAAPAADAARILDAVEPLLPENAEAQTGKALAEKQAADIEKGLGTLKQILLGFAGIALFVGVFLISNTFTMLVAQRTRELALMRAVGASRRQITRSVLVEAAIVGAVASAVGFALGIGLTVGLRAGMAAFGMKVPDGPLVISATPVVAAFAVGVLVTMFAAWLPGRRAAKIPPVAAMGSVHAAPGAKSLVLRNSVGGVLTGLGAGGIVWGAAAAGGTGRMLIAAGAFLALIGVIVLIPQLSRPVIALVRPLLVGVFSVAGKLAGRNAVRNPRRTGATASALAIGLTLVTGLSVLGVTVGRAVDKMTTDNIRADYMVTMANGGGLDRSALAALEKAPGVSAVSPQQAVYFEVKGDFAAASAVTPGDVEKVLNVEVVKGSLDTLAKGGVAVAEKTAASKGWKVGDRLPVTFSDKKKGTLEVGAVFKDSEFLSPVLVSTEVADPHEVKPHIPEIFVKTDGGQSEANEKALIDALGDNPAIAVMDRQDIRDQFGGIINTLLNIMYGLLAMALIIAVLGVVNTLAMSVFERQQEIGMLRAIGLDRRRVKRMVRLEAVVISVYGAVVGIGLGTFLGWAIGETFRDKVPGYALVLPWDRIGLFLVLAGLVGVLAAMWPARSAARLNMLTAIKTE; encoded by the coding sequence ATGTTCCGTACCGCCCTGCGCAATGTGCTCGCGCACAAGGCCAGGCTGCTGATGACCGTGCTCGCCGTGATGCTCGGCGTGGCGTTCGTCTCCGGCACCCTGGTCTTCGCCGACACCCTCTCAAACGCCTTCCGCAACCAGTCGGCCAAGAGCTACGACGACGTCGCCGTCGCCGTCACCTCGTACGCCGACGAGAAGGACCCCGGGCAGGAGCCCGGCATCTCCGAGCAGACCCTCGGCAAGGTCGCCGCGCTGGACGGCGTCGCCGCCGCCCACGGCCGCGTCGACGGCTTCGCCGGGGTCGCCGACCCCGACGGCAGGCTCATCGGCGTCGGCTGGTCGAACAAGGGCTCCAACTTCTCCCCCGGCAAGGACGGCAAGGACCCCGCCTACACCTTCACCGACGGCGGCGGCCCCGCGAAGGCCGACCAGATCGCCCTGGACGCGGACAGCGCCGCCAAGGGCGGGTACACGGTGGGCGACCGGGTCCGCGTCGCCACCAACGGGCCGGTGGCGGAGTACACCCTCAGCGGTGTCTTCACCACCAAGGACGGTGCCGTGAACGCCGGTGGCAGCCTGGTCCTCTTCGACACCGAGGTGGCCCAGAAGCTCTATCTGAAGCCGGGCTACTACCGGGACGTCACCGTCGCCGCCGCCCCCGCTGCCGACGCCGCGAGGATCCTCGACGCGGTGGAGCCGCTGCTGCCGGAGAACGCCGAGGCGCAGACCGGGAAGGCCCTCGCCGAGAAGCAGGCCGCGGACATCGAGAAGGGGCTCGGCACCCTCAAGCAGATCCTGCTCGGCTTCGCCGGGATCGCGCTCTTCGTCGGCGTCTTCCTGATCTCCAACACCTTCACGATGCTGGTCGCGCAGCGCACCAGGGAGCTCGCCCTGATGCGGGCCGTCGGCGCCTCCCGCCGCCAGATCACCCGCTCGGTGCTCGTCGAGGCCGCGATCGTCGGCGCCGTGGCCTCGGCCGTCGGCTTCGCCCTCGGCATCGGGCTGACGGTCGGGCTGCGCGCGGGGATGGCCGCCTTCGGCATGAAGGTGCCGGACGGCCCGCTCGTGATCTCCGCGACGCCGGTGGTCGCCGCCTTCGCCGTCGGTGTGCTCGTCACGATGTTCGCCGCGTGGCTGCCCGGACGCCGGGCCGCGAAGATCCCGCCGGTCGCCGCCATGGGCAGCGTCCACGCGGCGCCCGGCGCCAAGTCGCTGGTGCTGCGCAACTCCGTCGGGGGCGTCCTGACCGGCCTCGGCGCGGGCGGCATCGTCTGGGGTGCCGCCGCAGCCGGCGGCACCGGGCGGATGCTGATCGCGGCGGGCGCGTTCCTCGCGCTGATCGGCGTGATCGTGCTGATCCCGCAGCTCTCGCGGCCCGTGATCGCCCTCGTACGGCCGCTGCTCGTCGGCGTCTTCTCGGTGGCCGGCAAGCTCGCCGGGCGGAACGCCGTCCGAAACCCCCGGCGCACCGGTGCCACGGCCTCCGCACTCGCGATCGGACTGACCCTGGTCACGGGTCTCTCCGTCCTCGGCGTCACCGTCGGCCGGGCCGTCGACAAGATGACGACGGACAACATCAGGGCCGACTACATGGTCACGATGGCCAACGGCGGAGGCCTGGACCGGTCCGCGCTGGCCGCGCTGGAGAAGGCCCCGGGCGTCTCGGCGGTCTCCCCGCAGCAGGCCGTGTACTTCGAGGTGAAGGGCGACTTCGCGGCCGCTTCGGCGGTCACCCCGGGCGACGTCGAGAAGGTCCTGAACGTCGAGGTCGTGAAGGGCAGCCTGGACACCCTCGCGAAGGGGGGCGTCGCCGTCGCCGAGAAGACGGCAGCGAGCAAGGGCTGGAAGGTCGGCGACAGGCTCCCCGTCACCTTCAGCGACAAGAAGAAGGGGACCCTGGAGGTCGGCGCGGTCTTCAAGGACAGCGAGTTCCTGTCGCCGGTCCTGGTGAGCACCGAGGTCGCCGACCCGCACGAGGTGAAGCCGCACATCCCGGAGATCTTCGTCAAGACGGACGGCGGCCAGAGCGAGGCGAACGAGAAGGCCCTGATCGACGCGCTGGGCGACAACCCCGCCATCGCGGTGATGGACCGGCAGGACATCCGCGACCAGTTCGGCGGCATCATCAACACCCTGCTGAACATCATGTACGGCCTGCTCGCGATGGCCCTGATCATCGCGGTGCTCGGGGTGGTCAACACCCTGGCGATGTCCGTCTTCGAGCGGCAGCAGGAGATCGGCATGCTGCGCGCGATCGGCCTGGACCGGCGCCGGGTGAAGCGGATGGTCCGGCTGGAGGCCGTCGTCATCTCCGTGTACGGCGCGGTCGTCGGCATCGGCCTCGGCACCTTCCTCGGCTGGGCGATCGGCGAGACCTTCCGGGACAAGGTCCCGGGCTACGCCCTGGTCCTGCCATGGGACCGGATCGGCCTCTTCCTGGTGCTCGCCGGACTGGTGGGCGTGCTCGCCGCGATGTGGCCGGCCCGCAGCGCCGCACGGCTGAACATGCTCACCGCGATCAAGACCGAGTAG
- a CDS encoding ABC transporter ATP-binding protein encodes MTTTSTTARVTAVAARATDLSKVYGEGETRVVALDRVTVDFRQGEFTAIMGPSGSGKSTLMHCVAGLDGFSSGSVRIGETELGSLKDKQLTQLRRDKIGFIFQAFNLLPTLTALENITLPMDIAGRKPDQEWLRLVIDMVGLSNRLGHRPAQLSGGQQQRVAVARALASRPEIVFGDEPTGNLDSRSGAEVLGFLRNSVRELGQTVVMVTHDPAAASYADRVVFLADGRIVDEMTAPTADGVLDRMKEFDAKGRTS; translated from the coding sequence GTGACCACCACATCCACCACCGCCCGCGTCACCGCGGTGGCCGCCCGCGCCACGGATCTGTCCAAGGTGTACGGGGAGGGCGAGACCCGGGTGGTCGCCCTCGACCGGGTCACCGTGGACTTCCGCCAGGGCGAGTTCACCGCGATCATGGGCCCGTCCGGTTCCGGCAAGTCGACGCTGATGCACTGTGTCGCGGGACTCGACGGCTTCAGCAGCGGCTCGGTACGCATCGGCGAGACCGAACTCGGTTCGCTCAAGGACAAGCAGCTGACCCAGCTGCGCCGCGACAAGATCGGCTTCATCTTCCAGGCCTTCAACCTGCTGCCGACGCTCACCGCGCTGGAGAACATCACCCTGCCGATGGACATCGCCGGACGCAAGCCCGACCAGGAGTGGCTGCGGCTCGTCATCGACATGGTCGGGCTCTCCAACCGGCTCGGACACCGGCCCGCCCAGCTGTCCGGCGGCCAGCAGCAGCGCGTCGCCGTGGCCCGCGCGCTCGCCTCCCGGCCCGAGATCGTCTTCGGCGACGAGCCGACCGGGAACCTCGACTCCCGCTCCGGCGCCGAGGTCCTGGGCTTCCTGCGCAACTCGGTACGGGAGCTGGGCCAGACCGTCGTGATGGTCACACACGACCCGGCGGCCGCGTCGTACGCGGACCGTGTCGTCTTCCTGGCGGACGGCCGGATCGTGGACGAGATGACCGCGCCGACCGCCGACGGCGTGCTCGACCGCATGAAGGAGTTCGACGCCAAGGGCCGGACCAGCTGA
- a CDS encoding SAM-dependent methyltransferase, whose translation MADAASRLTALAEELLGEPPPIRIRAWDGSESGPADGPVLVIRHRRALRRLLWKPGELGLARGWVAGEIDVEGDLYEALGRLAGAIWERSEPGPGLRSLGDPRFRSAVRELTALAGPRCWLPVPPPAEEIAGRRGPLHTKARDRQAISHHYDVGNAFYEQVLGPSMVYSCAYWRDGGTLEDAQRDKLDLVCRKLALREGDRLLDVGCGWGSMALHAAAEYGARVTGVTLSREQAAYARKRIAEEGLTDRVEIRVQDYRDVKDGPYDAISSIGMAEHVGSVRYREYADVLHGLLRPGGRLLNHQIARRPEQDEAAYHVDDFIDAYVFPDGELAPLGRTLSILEEAGFEARDVESLREHYALTLRAWVANLEADRERAVRHSSPGRARIWRLYMAASAVSFERNRIGVNQILAVRCRDGGGSGLPLRARGWTETGAG comes from the coding sequence ATGGCCGATGCCGCTTCGCGGCTCACCGCTCTCGCCGAGGAACTACTGGGAGAACCACCCCCGATCCGCATCCGCGCCTGGGACGGAAGCGAGTCCGGTCCCGCCGACGGCCCGGTCCTCGTCATCCGGCACCGGCGGGCCCTGCGCCGGCTGCTGTGGAAGCCGGGCGAACTGGGCCTGGCCCGGGGCTGGGTGGCCGGTGAGATCGATGTCGAGGGCGATCTGTACGAGGCCCTGGGGCGGCTCGCCGGGGCGATCTGGGAGCGCTCCGAGCCCGGCCCCGGGCTGCGCTCGCTGGGCGACCCGCGGTTCCGCTCGGCCGTCCGGGAGCTGACCGCCCTCGCCGGGCCCCGCTGCTGGCTGCCGGTGCCGCCGCCCGCGGAGGAGATCGCCGGGCGCCGCGGCCCGCTGCACACCAAGGCGCGCGACCGGCAGGCGATCAGCCACCACTACGACGTCGGCAACGCCTTCTACGAGCAGGTGCTCGGACCGTCGATGGTGTACTCCTGCGCCTACTGGCGGGACGGGGGCACCCTCGAGGACGCCCAGCGCGACAAACTCGACCTGGTCTGCCGCAAGCTCGCCCTGCGCGAGGGCGACCGGCTGCTGGACGTCGGCTGCGGCTGGGGCTCGATGGCGCTGCACGCGGCGGCGGAGTACGGCGCCCGGGTCACCGGCGTCACCCTGTCCAGGGAGCAGGCCGCGTACGCCCGCAAGCGGATCGCCGAGGAGGGGCTGACCGACCGCGTCGAGATCCGGGTCCAGGACTACCGGGACGTCAAGGACGGCCCGTACGACGCGATTTCGTCCATCGGTATGGCCGAGCACGTCGGGTCCGTCCGCTACCGGGAGTACGCCGATGTGCTCCACGGGCTGCTGAGGCCCGGGGGGAGGCTGCTCAACCACCAGATCGCGCGCCGCCCCGAGCAGGACGAAGCGGCCTATCACGTGGACGACTTCATCGACGCCTACGTCTTCCCCGACGGGGAGCTGGCACCGCTCGGCAGGACCCTGTCCATCCTGGAGGAGGCCGGCTTCGAGGCCCGCGACGTCGAGTCGCTGCGCGAGCACTACGCCCTCACGCTGCGGGCCTGGGTGGCGAACCTGGAGGCCGACCGGGAGCGGGCGGTACGGCACTCCTCGCCCGGCCGTGCGCGGATCTGGCGCCTCTACATGGCCGCGTCGGCCGTGTCCTTCGAGCGCAACAGGATCGGGGTCAACCAGATCCTCGCGGTGCGGTGCCGGGACGGCGGCGGCTCGGGCCTGCCGCTCAGAGCACGCGGCTGGACCGAGACCGGGGCGGGCTGA
- the eno gene encoding phosphopyruvate hydratase, producing MLVPSIDVVVAREILDSRGNPTVEVEVGLDDGSTGRAAVPSGASTGAFEALELRDGDPNRYLGKGVEKAVLAVIEQIGPELVGYDATEQRLIDQAMFDLDATPDKSSLGANAILGVSLAVAHAASEASDLPLFRYLGGPNAHLLPVPMMNILNGGSHADSNVDIQEFMIAPIGAESFSEALRWGTEVYHTLKKVLKEKGLSTGLGDEGGFAPNLGSNREALDLILEAIKKAGYAPGKDIALALDVAASEFYKDGAYEFEGKARSAAEMTEYYEELVSAYPLVSIEDPLFEDDWDGWKTITERLGAKVQLVGDDLFVTNPERLARGIDEAAANALLVKVNQIGSLTETLDAVELAQRSGFKCMMSHRSGETEDVTIADLAVATNCGQIKTGAPARSERVAKYNQLLRIEEILDDAAVYAGRSAFPRFKG from the coding sequence ATGCTCGTGCCGTCCATCGACGTCGTCGTAGCCCGGGAAATCCTGGACTCCCGAGGCAACCCCACGGTCGAGGTCGAGGTCGGCCTCGACGACGGCAGCACCGGCCGTGCTGCCGTTCCGTCCGGCGCGTCCACCGGCGCCTTCGAGGCCCTCGAGCTCCGCGACGGCGACCCGAACCGCTACCTGGGCAAGGGTGTCGAGAAGGCCGTCCTGGCCGTGATCGAGCAGATCGGCCCCGAGCTGGTCGGATACGACGCCACCGAGCAGCGCCTGATCGACCAGGCGATGTTCGACCTCGACGCCACCCCGGACAAGTCCTCCCTCGGCGCCAACGCGATCCTCGGTGTCTCCCTCGCCGTCGCGCACGCCGCCTCCGAGGCATCCGACCTGCCGCTGTTCCGCTACCTCGGCGGCCCGAACGCGCACCTGCTGCCCGTTCCGATGATGAACATCCTCAACGGCGGCTCGCACGCCGACTCCAACGTGGACATCCAGGAGTTCATGATCGCCCCGATCGGGGCGGAGTCCTTCTCCGAGGCCCTGCGCTGGGGCACCGAGGTCTACCACACCCTGAAGAAGGTCCTGAAGGAGAAGGGGCTCTCCACCGGCCTCGGCGACGAGGGCGGCTTCGCCCCCAACCTGGGCTCCAACCGCGAGGCCCTCGACCTCATCCTCGAGGCGATCAAGAAGGCCGGGTACGCGCCCGGCAAGGACATCGCGCTCGCGCTCGACGTCGCCGCCTCCGAGTTCTACAAGGACGGCGCCTACGAGTTCGAGGGCAAGGCCCGCTCGGCCGCCGAGATGACCGAGTACTACGAGGAGCTCGTCTCCGCCTACCCGCTGGTCTCGATCGAGGACCCGCTGTTCGAGGACGACTGGGACGGCTGGAAGACGATCACCGAGCGGCTCGGCGCCAAGGTCCAGCTGGTCGGCGACGACCTGTTCGTGACCAACCCCGAGCGCCTGGCCCGCGGCATCGACGAGGCCGCCGCCAACGCCCTCCTGGTCAAGGTCAACCAGATCGGCTCGCTGACCGAGACCCTCGACGCCGTCGAGCTGGCCCAGCGCAGCGGCTTCAAGTGCATGATGTCCCACCGCTCCGGCGAGACCGAGGACGTCACCATCGCCGACCTGGCCGTCGCCACCAACTGCGGTCAGATCAAGACCGGCGCCCCGGCCCGTTCCGAGCGCGTCGCCAAGTACAACCAGCTGCTGCGCATCGAGGAGATCCTCGACGACGCCGCGGTGTACGCCGGCCGCAGCGCGTTCCCCCGCTTCAAGGGCTGA
- a CDS encoding NAD(P)/FAD-dependent oxidoreductase, protein MSTTERPRILVVGGGYVGLYAARRILKKMRYGEATVTVVDPRSYMTYQPFLPEAAAGSISPRHVVVPLRRVLPKAEVLTGRVTTIDQDRKVATIAPLVGEAYELPFDYLVIALGAVSRTFPIPGLAEQGIGMKGIEEAIGLRNHVLEQLDKADSTTDEEVRRKALTFVFVGGGFAGAETIGEVEDLARDAVKYYKSVKREDMRFVLVDAADKILPEVGPKLGTYGKEHLESRGIEIYLNTSMDSCVDGHVVLKNGLEVDSNTVVWTAGVKPNPALARFGLPLGPRGHVDTKPTLQVQGTDYIWAAGDNAQVPDLAARKAGVENAWCPPNAQHALRQAKVLGDNVISGMRGFPQKEYSHANKGAVAGLGLHKGVAMIVMGKVKIKLKGRLAWYMHRSYHGLAMPTWNRKIRVFADWTLAMFLKREVVSLGAIESPREEFYEAARPAPAAARPAPEKAKAS, encoded by the coding sequence ATGAGCACCACGGAGCGTCCCAGGATCCTCGTAGTAGGCGGTGGGTACGTAGGCCTGTACGCAGCTCGTCGCATTCTGAAGAAGATGCGGTACGGGGAGGCGACCGTCACGGTCGTCGACCCGCGGTCGTACATGACGTACCAGCCCTTCCTCCCCGAAGCCGCCGCCGGCAGCATCTCGCCGCGGCACGTCGTCGTCCCGCTGCGACGCGTGCTGCCCAAGGCCGAGGTACTCACCGGCCGGGTCACCACCATCGACCAGGACCGCAAGGTGGCCACGATCGCGCCGCTCGTCGGCGAGGCCTACGAGCTCCCCTTCGACTACCTGGTCATCGCGCTCGGCGCGGTCTCCCGCACCTTCCCGATCCCCGGCCTCGCCGAGCAGGGCATCGGCATGAAGGGCATCGAGGAGGCCATCGGCCTGCGCAACCACGTCCTGGAGCAGCTGGACAAGGCCGACTCCACCACCGACGAGGAGGTCCGCCGCAAGGCGCTGACCTTCGTCTTCGTCGGCGGCGGCTTCGCCGGTGCCGAGACGATAGGCGAGGTCGAGGACCTGGCCCGCGACGCGGTCAAGTACTACAAGAGCGTCAAGCGCGAGGACATGCGCTTCGTCCTCGTCGACGCCGCCGACAAGATCCTTCCCGAGGTCGGGCCCAAGCTCGGCACGTACGGCAAGGAGCACCTCGAGTCCCGCGGCATCGAGATCTACCTCAACACCTCCATGGACTCCTGCGTGGACGGCCACGTGGTGCTGAAGAACGGCCTTGAGGTCGACTCCAACACCGTCGTGTGGACCGCCGGCGTCAAGCCGAACCCGGCCCTGGCCCGCTTCGGCCTGCCGCTCGGCCCGCGCGGCCACGTCGACACCAAGCCGACGCTCCAGGTGCAGGGCACCGACTACATCTGGGCCGCGGGCGACAACGCCCAGGTCCCGGACCTCGCCGCCCGCAAGGCCGGTGTCGAGAACGCCTGGTGCCCGCCGAACGCCCAGCACGCGCTGCGTCAGGCGAAGGTCCTCGGCGACAACGTGATCTCCGGTATGCGGGGCTTCCCGCAGAAGGAGTACAGCCACGCCAACAAGGGTGCGGTCGCCGGTCTCGGCCTGCACAAGGGCGTCGCGATGATCGTCATGGGCAAGGTCAAGATCAAGCTCAAGGGCCGGCTGGCCTGGTACATGCACCGCAGCTATCACGGCCTGGCGATGCCGACCTGGAACCGCAAGATCCGCGTCTTCGCCGACTGGACGCTCGCGATGTTCCTCAAGCGCGAGGTCGTCTCGCTCGGCGCGATCGAGTCGCCGCGCGAGGAGTTCTACGAGGCGGCCAGGCCCGCCCCGGCGGCGGCCCGTCCCGCCCCGGAGAAGGCCAAGGCCTCCTGA
- a CDS encoding FtsB family cell division protein, whose amino-acid sequence MARDRFSTATRLRLLGEQTAARVYRSQTRRQARRSRLTGRAAFLALVVCSMIVALAYPMRAYVSQRNEIAEQRRLAAQARERVERLRDEKARLRDDAYVMRLAREHLHMVLPGETGYIMADPRADRMPRAEEQGRGRPWYSNVWDGVDRADARR is encoded by the coding sequence ATGGCCCGGGACCGGTTCTCCACCGCGACCAGGCTGCGGCTGCTCGGTGAGCAGACCGCCGCCCGCGTCTACCGTTCGCAGACCCGCCGCCAGGCCCGGCGCTCCCGGCTCACCGGCCGGGCGGCCTTCCTCGCCCTCGTCGTATGCTCGATGATCGTCGCGCTCGCGTATCCGATGCGGGCGTACGTGTCGCAGCGGAACGAGATCGCCGAGCAGCGGCGGCTGGCCGCCCAGGCCCGCGAGCGCGTCGAGCGGCTGCGCGACGAGAAGGCCCGCCTCCGGGACGACGCGTACGTCATGCGGCTGGCCCGGGAGCACCTGCACATGGTCCTGCCCGGCGAGACCGGGTACATCATGGCCGACCCGCGGGCCGACCGGATGCCCCGCGCCGAGGAGCAGGGCCGCGGCCGGCCCTGGTACTCGAACGTCTGGGACGGCGTCGACCGGGCCGACGCGCGACGCTAG
- a CDS encoding Ppx/GppA phosphatase family protein: protein MTRVAAVDCGTNSIRLLVADVDPSTGGLVELDRRMTIVRLGQGVDRTGRLAPEALERTFAACREYAGIIKEYGVEAPSAGGGGGRIRFVATSASRDAENRDEFVNGVAGILGVEPEVISGDQEAEFSFTGATKGLPGHEERLVVDIGGGSTEFVIGRGRVEAARSVDIGCVRLTERHVRSDPPAPEEIAAVRADIEAALDLAGRTVPIREASTLVGLAGSVTTVAGIALGLDAYDSEAIHHARISRDRVAEITERLVRSTHDERAAIPVMHPGRVDVIVAGALVLLAIMDRAGVPEVVVSEHDILDGIALSLV, encoded by the coding sequence ATGACCCGCGTCGCCGCCGTCGACTGCGGCACCAACTCGATCCGCCTGCTCGTCGCCGACGTGGACCCCTCGACGGGTGGACTCGTGGAGCTGGACCGGCGAATGACCATCGTCCGGCTCGGCCAGGGTGTCGACCGCACCGGCCGGCTGGCCCCCGAGGCGTTGGAACGCACCTTCGCGGCCTGCCGGGAGTACGCGGGAATCATCAAGGAGTACGGCGTCGAGGCGCCCTCCGCCGGGGGCGGCGGGGGGAGGATCCGCTTCGTGGCCACCTCCGCCTCCCGGGACGCGGAGAACCGCGACGAGTTCGTGAACGGCGTGGCCGGCATCCTCGGGGTCGAGCCCGAGGTGATCAGCGGCGACCAGGAGGCCGAGTTCTCCTTCACCGGAGCCACCAAGGGGCTGCCGGGCCACGAGGAGCGGCTGGTCGTGGACATCGGCGGCGGTTCGACCGAGTTCGTCATCGGCCGCGGGCGGGTCGAGGCGGCCCGCTCGGTCGACATCGGCTGCGTCCGGCTGACCGAGCGTCATGTACGCAGCGACCCTCCGGCGCCGGAGGAGATCGCCGCGGTGCGGGCGGACATCGAGGCGGCGCTGGACCTGGCCGGGCGGACCGTGCCGATCCGCGAGGCGAGCACCCTGGTGGGCCTGGCCGGCTCGGTCACCACCGTCGCCGGTATCGCGCTGGGCCTGGACGCGTACGACTCGGAGGCGATCCACCACGCGCGGATCTCCCGCGACCGGGTCGCGGAGATCACCGAGCGGCTGGTCCGCTCCACCCACGACGAGCGGGCCGCGATCCCGGTGATGCACCCCGGGCGGGTCGACGTGATCGTCGCGGGTGCCCTGGTGCTGCTCGCGATCATGGATCGTGCCGGGGTGCCGGAGGTCGTCGTCTCGGAGCACGACATCCTCGACGGCATCGCGCTCTCCCTCGTCTGA
- a CDS encoding DUF501 domain-containing protein: MDTPPPSTAPTPPTAEDIAAFKEQLGRPPRGLRAIAHRCPCGRPDVVETAPRLEDGTPFPTLYYLTCPRAASAIGTLEANGVMKEMTERLENDPDLAAAYRAAHEDYVRRRDEIEELKGFPSAGGMPDRVKCLHVLVAHSLAAGPGVNPLGDEAIAMLPEWWAKGPCVAAGAGDCADAGADGGASTGTEDPA; encoded by the coding sequence ATGGACACGCCCCCGCCGAGCACCGCGCCCACCCCGCCCACCGCGGAGGACATCGCCGCGTTCAAGGAGCAGCTCGGCCGCCCGCCGCGCGGTCTGCGGGCCATCGCCCACCGCTGCCCCTGCGGGCGGCCCGACGTGGTCGAGACGGCACCGCGGCTGGAGGACGGCACCCCCTTCCCGACGCTGTACTACCTGACCTGCCCGCGTGCGGCCTCGGCCATCGGCACGCTGGAGGCGAACGGCGTGATGAAGGAGATGACCGAGCGCCTGGAGAACGACCCCGACCTGGCGGCGGCGTACCGGGCGGCGCACGAGGACTACGTCCGGCGCCGGGACGAGATCGAGGAGCTGAAGGGCTTCCCGAGCGCCGGCGGCATGCCGGACCGGGTGAAGTGCCTGCACGTCCTGGTCGCCCACTCGCTCGCGGCCGGTCCCGGGGTGAACCCGCTGGGCGACGAGGCCATCGCGATGCTCCCCGAGTGGTGGGCCAAGGGCCCGTGCGTGGCCGCGGGTGCGGGGGACTGCGCGGACGCCGGCGCGGACGGCGGCGCATCCACCGGAACGGAGGACCCCGCATGA
- a CDS encoding DUF4287 domain-containing protein, protein MSHVFSEETHRNLLSRIPHCTGREIADWLRTVEEGPSLFRFEEKVSWLRSEHDLAYGHAKAIIHEYDLRRAARKLL, encoded by the coding sequence ATGTCCCACGTCTTCTCCGAAGAGACCCATCGCAACCTGCTCTCCCGTATCCCCCACTGCACCGGTCGTGAGATCGCCGACTGGCTGCGCACCGTCGAAGAAGGACCATCCCTGTTCCGTTTCGAGGAGAAGGTCAGCTGGCTCCGGAGCGAACACGATCTCGCGTACGGCCATGCGAAGGCGATCATCCACGAGTACGACCTGAGGAGGGCGGCCCGCAAGCTGCTCTAG